Below is a window of Nilaparvata lugens isolate BPH unplaced genomic scaffold, ASM1435652v1 scaffold4584, whole genome shotgun sequence DNA.
tagaattaaaaaatggaGTGTCAATCGCTTTTGCCGATGACACTTGATTGTTATTCAAGGGAGCCAATTGGGAGGATACTAAGAAAGCAGCAGAATCCGGGCTCAAAATAGTGAAATCCTGGTTCTACTTCTTCCTCACCCCCTGTTTCTCTTCCCGATATTTTCAATGCATGTTAGTTAACATAACTAAGTTGCATGTTATCCCTTTATGATTTTCTTGCATTATTGTTAGTCATTGAACACTCAGCATCTGTGCTCAGGTTTTTTCAAACCTTGCAGGGACTTGGtttaatatatctatattatttatcctatttgatggaatttcatttttcattttatattgtattttagttttttataatcattgttattgtaattatgtttttgggaaaaatgaagatttgatttgatttgcagtCGTCGCCGCCGCACCACGATCACTCGGCGGCATCCACATCTAGTGGTGGTGGATCTACATGCAAGGAGCATGCGCACTACCACTGGATGTGGATGCTGGATGAGTTGGGCAACCTCGGCCGCTCCAGTACCAACTGCCCGACCAGGTGTTGCTAACCATATTCGGCTACTTGCTGTCGGTTTCAGGGCATCAGCTCTGGTAAGTAgcaaattaacaataattatctgtggttttattgaattataatgtcgCATCCACACTATCGCCCAAGTGCGTACTAATGACGACGaccgcgagagtgtggatgggtggtttgccagtgCTGGCCTTGGTTGGCCTACGCTGGGCTGGCCGACGCTGGCCGACGTTGGGCCAATATGTAGCTACAACAGCTGAAACCATACAGGCTATACCTTACTATCATTCTCTAACTTATTGACTTGGACTCTTCAGGTATTATGTGTGTAGGTGTTGTGatcgaattcccatctagctgttaaccctgttgtcaatatttgcagtagcacaagtcttcggggtgatttacagcatttaatttggattactGTTTAgtaataatcattcattatttagcatttgaataaatgcaatttctcatgaattttcatctgtagactggctggccgctatggcttcgaataaaatgagcgctgctatccagagattgtcagtttggtgtaagcgTGAGCATACCTGACGCTGACTAGCAATtagggttcgattcccgggctggcaaataatttctagatagtagctctcatcgaatttccatccagctgttaaccctgttgtcaatatgtgCAGTAGCACAagtattcggggtgatttacagcatttaatttggattttcgtttagtaataactattcattaattagcatttgaataaatgcaatttgtCATTAATTCCCATCCAGCTGTATATACCGTACTCAtggatgaatataataatatatagcctATCTATAGATATCTATCTATGTGAAGGCCATCTCACACCGCCGTAGCGTAGCTTGTAAtacgtttttgaaaaacgtaGCCGACATATTTCCTAATGTTAGCCAATCTGTCCATTTGAATCTGGCAtggcataataataatattcgtatggcttttattggtggggagttcctgacggaagtttctcctcgcctgaatatatatcatttaagccgtcaatgggcctcacgactgtcatacttcagccgtgaccgacagtttaacgtgcccatccaatTTAACTTGAGGAGATAGAACAGCTACGTCTTCCGAAGACTTATTTCAATAGGCATTTTACGAGGTGTTTCCTAAGCGACGGCTCTACGATTCTACCCGAGCGACATTGTAGGCTAGTCTATAAGTCGGCAGGTCAGGATTGGTTGGTTGCTCCGTTTGGGTTGCtgctagtgaggtccacgttataattgcactAGAAAACAAAGAAAACAGCGTTGCCAGAGGATAGCTGCTGTTACTGCTATAGGCCTATCTCATGTCATAttaacaactgttcattcttgtttaaaataatcaattatgttttattcgtcaaggaaatacACATTCCAATGATTAAACAATAGGtgataaaatttgattattcatttatttttctaaacactataatcataatataattatgacgaTGGAGGAAGAACTAGGCAGAGCCTGTAccatttctcttccaaattttgatagaaagttGATGTTTTccaaagaaataattgagattaaatattttgttcatcaattatattattctatattgttaaaacaCGATCTGGCGACGTTgaggagctagagaaggatagagaaggatctgctttgtcgaatgatagacacggttggcaataccaatgttaattaataatactgccattataacgtggacctcatgtATGtaaattgttatgtattttttatttctgcacttttttgtaattgatttgaaatccaGGTTATATGCTTCttttattaaaatgtttatattgttttgttcAAAAGGCAAATACATTGATTCGGATTTGTTTCAGTAGTTGACCGCAGtgtcttttatattatctgtttCAGTTGGGGCAAACTGAGCCGCTTCGGCGAGCGGGccaataatttcaacattgtTTCAATTCCAAGTTGATTGTTTTGAATTAATATAGTCTACTGTTACAGAGAGACTATgccttttgaaaatataaacgGTTACCTGATAAGTACCTTAATTTGTGttatgaaatatgattgatatccaactatttaataaatttctcaatttgaaaGATTCAAATGATATTATTTCGATTATTTACTTGCCCACCAAGTGCAGTTTTCTCGGTGAAAGCTTAAACCGAATTGGATCAGCTGGTGTGTTTTAATATCAATTAAACTTAACATGGATTTAATTCATATTAAGCCGACATTTGGTTCAAACTGGTACTGTGAAAACGGCTTTTAAATCGTTAgaattattcaagtaattagtatggtgattattatcatagaaaaaagatatcataagaagataACCCTATGGTATAGATTGTTTATGTTTCATCGTGCGTTTTAAAACAGTAAAGAAAAAAGTATCTCAggtttggctgaaatttgcaccatagatgaagctttATCTGAGAAATGTctgagccaaatttggcacccccagctactatacagggtgagttatgcagcttcaaacgtaaaatttgcaaattttcaaacggtgaggaattttgcaaatcggatTCCAGATTCATGTTCCTCtcatcaaagagcataaggtcACGAAGTTAGAgcgattttgatttttcacaaaaaaattagataaaccatggattttatgaaaaatgcgaATGTGCCAGATTCGGTTGATATTCGAACTATGGAAAGAGGTTGACTCAACAAGTGATAGATAAatgtcttttattttcattttataacattacaaatgatgtgggcgaagttgaggcaataagagccccccTCTTCCACTTGACCCACAAGTATGGGTCTGTTTGTGTAAATGGCAGAAGATAAGAAAAGATTCATTGAACAATTGACAAGTTTACTTGATAGAATACTTGACAATTATATAGTCTAAAATAAGAACTTAGTCAAAAATAACAGATTAAACTAGCTGACGTACAAACAACTCTAAAGTaatttttcactaagttacCAAGAGGGATTATTAACTATGGAATGAgaaagaaatcaataaaaatgcttACTTTCTTAATCAGATTCAGTATAGTTTTTAgtataaaagatttttttttcaaagagcAAAGAATAAAGAGTTAACCTGATTTCAAAAACTCAGTCCAAGTAAACTGAAGATCAGTAGTAAATTATAcaagaaaatttacaataatcaaaaatataatagctgTAAATTCTGCTCAAAATAAGATCTAGTTGCACGAAATTTGTTTAATAACTGATtaaattattagatttttcTGTATTAGCTGTTATGCTACTATAGCGGTGACTGAGGACTCTATAGATTTGTTTCTTCAAGTATTTCAGAAGAAGTTGCTGTTGTGGGCTGTACAGCTCGCTTTCCTGATAGATTTTCCTTTGAGAATCTGATCTGTTTCATTTTCATGATGGCCTATGGGCTATGTGAGATAATGGGATGATGTTCCAGTAATTTAACCATAACCATTGAACGGTTCATCAGAGCCTTATTTTGTAGCAAACGTTGTTgtataatataacatttttcttATCATCATATACCGtagttgaaaattttgtcactgcaattaataaaatcaaactGAGAGATTTAATGCTTCAAAAAAAAGCAGGACCGCATCTCTAGTAGAATTTTCCCTAGTTTTTATATCTCTAACTTTTGTTAGCTTCATAGTAGCTTTGTACGCATGAGGACCTTTTTTGTATAATATCAAATTGACTGTTGAGTAACAAGTTCTAATTACTAACTAAAGTCAAGAGTAAAGAGCTATTTTATAGCTTCAAAGAAAAATTTGAATCATATTCTCAATGTAGCCTATTCCTTAGCAATGTTACCTCAATAACTTACTTTTGAAAGActtcttgttgaatattttagaaatatttcaagCCAGAACAAGTGAATAACTTTTCTCCATTTATTtcgattttcaatataataattatataccgTAGTTAGTAGGTAGCTTTTGAATTTGCCGGTTGATAACCTAGTTTGAATTTGCTGACGTACAAACAACTCTAAAGtcatttttcaccaagttaccaAGAGGGATTATTAACTATGGAATGAgaaagaaatcaataaaaatgcttACTTTCTTAATCAGATTCAGTATAGTTTTTAgtataaaagatttttttttcaaagagcAAAGAATAAAGAGTTAACCTGATTTCAAAAACTCAGTCCAAGTAAACTGAAGATCAGTAGTAAATTATAcaagaaaatttacaataatcaaaaatataatagctgTAAATTCTGCTCAAAATAAGATCTAGTTGCACGAAATTTGTTTAATAACTGATtaaattattagatttttcTGTATTAGCTGTTATGCTACTATAGCGGTGACTGAGGACTCTATAGATTTGTTTCTTCAAGTATTTCAGAAGAAGTTGCTGTTGTGGGCTGTACAGCTCGCTTTCCTGATAGATTTTCCTTTGAGAATCTGATCTGTTTCATTTTCATGATGGCCTATGGGCTATGTGAGATAATGGGATGATGTTCCAGTAATTTAACCATAACCATTGAACGGTTCATCAGAGCCTTATTTTGTAGCAAACGTTGTTgtataatataacatttttcttATCATCATATACCGtagttgaaaattttgtcactgcaattaataaaatcaaactGAGAGATTTAATGCTTCAAAAAAAAGCAGGACCGCATCTCTAGTAGAATTTTCCCTAGTTTTTATATCTCTAACTTTTGTTAGCTTCATAGTAGCTTTGTACGCATGAGGACCTTTTTTGTATAATATCAAATTGACTGTTGAGTAACAAGTTCTAATTACTAACTAAAGTCAAGAGTAAAGAGCTATTTTATAGCTTCAAAGAAAAATTTGAATCATATTCTCAATGTAGCCTATTCCTTAGCAATGTTACCTCAATAACTTACTTTTGAAAGActtcttgttgaatattttagaaatatttcaagCCAGAACAAGTGAATAACTTTTCTCCATTTATTtcgattttcaatataataattatataccgTAGTTAGTAGGTAGCTTTTGAATTTGCCGGTTGATAACCTAGTTTGAATTTGCCGGTGAGCCATCTTGATAATGATGTTTCAAAACCTTTTGaataatgaagaatgaagagtGAATCTTTTTATGAATCATTCTTTCAAACGTAATCAAGACATCAATCTATAGTTATAAAATTCCTTATCTATAAAAAATCATTTGAGAACCATTGAATGTCGATATTTTCTCCAAATGCATCAATCAGAAGTACTTATATATATTCCcaacttttcaatgaataatggtATAAATCAACTAGAGAATATATttgaaacttttaaaatcatcaTTTGAATATCATAATTCTATTTTGATGATAGATAtacttaattattttctattatttttttgcgttgtgtagtgGTACGGCTGGCTACCTGCTGTTCAAGCTAATCAGCTGTTTGAtgctcattattttttcaactatgaaTTGCGTTAATAGTGCTTCCAATAAACAGGATAATTTGATACATCagagaaataatttaaatattctatttGAACGTATCAATTGTTaatacttaattattttttcattattattttgcgGTGTGTAGTGGTACAGCTGGTTACCAAAATCCGTCTCCATCGAGGTCAGTTACGTTGCAAGCACGCGTTGCATTTTTACCTCCTATGTCCTTCTGATACCCTGGTATTGGTTTTTGATTTTCCTATCTCTTCAATGTTAAATTTTTGGTTCAAGTGATACAGAATGACGTCAGGGTGATACAGAGATACAGAACGGCGTCCATCTTTGATTTGATACGGATTTAACCTCTATGGATAATCTCTACAGAGGATCaaatccataaataaatattatttaaataattctctATTATATCAGTGTTTAATGATATTTAGATAGTTTTTAATATTGGTTTCAATTGACCTACAGATTTTTTggttaaatatttttttgactgaaaattgtactcaactcaaaatgaattgaggttatgaaaatattaaccACCAATAAccaatttttggaatttttagtcaaaattgaaatttaaaagagGAATAGGACAGTTTTAATCTCATctttccaatcatttttattaaaattatatgtaGAGATAATTAAAGAATAAAACGGTTTATTTGGTAAACAGATACAGGAATTTGGAGGTTAGCCTAGTATTCAGTCGAAACTTCAGTAGATAGTTAGGCATTTAAACACCATTATATTTGAAAAGGGTATcaataaatacattataaaaatattaaccaCTTGATATATTGTATCTTCAAAACTAAAAAATGTTTTGGTTGAAACttgaatatttagaaaattctTCTCTTCAGTAGTGGAGTACCAAATTTATTGGTTTAAATGCTAGTAAGCTTActgtattttaatataaaacGTAGCTGGTAATGGTTTATTCACTGATAAACAAACATGAACATTTGCAAATAGGTTATGGGttagtttacaatattattccagGTTTTGTATGGTATCATAGCCAAGGGTGTCGTTGACaagtttattcattttatttattgtcaatTGCTAATCATAATGTTATACAATAATTAGATTCGGAGAAAAACAACAGGCCCAAAATTTTGAGGCTACCTATGTTTTTCTttaaaagaatgaggttagaaTTCCACTTTCAAGCCCAATTTTTACTTCATAAATAACAGTTTGGTGAGATAAAATCAATTTGCATAAACCAACGTACGGTGGTAAACACTTTTCGAATAGTCAATAAGTTCATTTTATTTAGGCTATTTGATGATACATAAAACTTATTCATTTAAATGATTGGAAAGGAGCTAAAGGCACAGGCCGAAACTTTTCCTtctccgaattttgattcataagCTAGTCAAGAAAGTTGGTTATGTATTATAATTTGAACCATTTATTCATTAACGCTCATGTTTTCCTAGTTTTATCCCAACCTAGCAAATAATAACAGTTTAGCTTGTTAGAACGACAACTTGGTAAGTACCGGTAAACCTAATGATAAatctataatgtaataatggaaagaatcggcttgtacacgtaggggataggatatttttcaatgacgCATCATCCCCAGGAGACGTCTCCACCGTTCAGCTGCTTTTGTGATAATgcatattataatttgaatgaatttatgattgatgatttaaatttttattgaaagtggTCACTGTTTTATTTGCCATTTGAATAGTTGTTCTGTAATTATGTGTATtgaatacaatgaatgaaacagAAGGTATTGGAGGTATCTCAGTAGGTCGAGTTTgtgaagttttcagttagtccctagcaaagcacgggttacctgctgtaggtaatattttgtttttttatttgacCACTCTACAGTAAGATtgtacacaataataataatgtgggTCTGTTTTTGCAGTTGCTTGGTATGGATTGTAAGACACAGAAGAAGACGCATTTAGATGTTTTTGGATCTTGAATCTTGATGCTCACAGAAAAGCAAGTCAACCAGACAGGTGAGTCACACAACATAAGTATACTTTTACTCAAGTAGGCCTATACTTACTTAGTTACTTACAACTTAATAGTTGCTACAATACTCTTTTCTGGCTATCAAGTTTGTCAGTGGCTCAATTCAGGGCAGTATTCCAccaccaattcaattcaatactagcagataacccgtgcacCGCAATGGgctaattaaaaatttaacagacttaaaacttgacctaccttaatcttgaagaattaacaATAGGCTAATATTCTTTTATATTAAAAGAATTAATATAACCATCCAcggtgaataattaataatctatatgcaaattgtcaagttaatcagtccagtagttgaggcGTGATGCTTgatacttacttgatacttgtagATATCCCACTAGTAGCGCGACAGCGCCGTGGTCGTCCCTGCGGAACACACCGTCATCATAGAATTCGTGCAGGCTATAGTAAGGCTTTTGTTGTAAGTGTCTCTTCTGGAGGTCCTTGAAGGTGCCTAtgcttttgatattttttatttcttcttctgggAGATGGTTGTAAATCCTGCTGCATCTGGTTGTAAATCTGGGCCCCTCTTGCGCCAGTCCAgttctcactgtcagtatatgGGTGTCATTATGTCGTCTTGTGTTGTATCCATGTATATGTTGGTTCCGTTGGAAATAATCCGGTCTTCTTTCAACCATCAGAGCTGATTCAAAGACAAGGGAGTGTTAGTATTCCAGTCTCAATAAACAAAGTTTTGCAATGTGCCAGGTAGTTTtcattgtttataattctaACGATCCTTTTCTGTAGGTGAAGAAGCATGATTTTTTCAAGTATGCATTGTGATGATCTATGAATTTC
It encodes the following:
- the LOC120355749 gene encoding uncharacterized protein LOC120355749 isoform X2 → MLNLDAHRKGSQPDSRRRRTTITRRHPHLVVVDLHARSMRTTTGCGCWMSWATSAAPVPTARPGVANHIRLLAVGFRASALSSPPHHDHSAASTSSGGGSTCKEHAHYHWMWMLDELGNLGRSSTNCPTRCC